A genomic region of Exiguobacterium oxidotolerans JCM 12280 contains the following coding sequences:
- a CDS encoding GlsB/YeaQ/YmgE family stress response membrane protein, with amino-acid sequence MGFLWALIVGGIIGWLASLILGKDVPGGIIGNIIAGFVGAMIGQALLGDWGPVIGGFAIIPALLGAIILILIVSFILRAVNKK; translated from the coding sequence ATGGGATTCTTATGGGCTTTAATCGTTGGTGGTATCATTGGTTGGTTGGCAAGTCTTATTCTTGGTAAAGACGTTCCCGGTGGCATCATCGGTAACATCATCGCAGGTTTCGTCGGGGCTATGATCGGTCAAGCTCTCCTAGGTGACTGGGGTCCAGTTATCGGAGGATTTGCGATTATTCCAGCATTACTCGGAGCAATCATCTTGATTCTAATCGTTTCATTCATTCTTCGTGCAGTGAATAAAAAATAA
- a CDS encoding GlsB/YeaQ/YmgE family stress response membrane protein produces the protein MGFLWALIVGGLIGWVASLIIGKDVPGGIIGNIVAGFIGSMIGQAIFGDLGPSIGGFAVIPAIIGAIILIFIVSLVLRSVNKK, from the coding sequence ATGGGATTCTTATGGGCTTTAATTGTTGGTGGACTAATCGGTTGGGTAGCAAGCTTAATCATCGGGAAAGACGTTCCTGGTGGCATCATCGGTAACATCGTCGCAGGTTTCATCGGTTCGATGATCGGACAAGCTATCTTCGGTGACCTAGGACCTTCTATCGGTGGTTTCGCAGTCATTCCTGCCATCATCGGTGCAATCATCTTAATCTTTATCGTGTCACTTGTTCTTCGTTCAGTAAATAAAAAGTAA